A single Microbaculum marinisediminis DNA region contains:
- a CDS encoding DUF6101 family protein encodes MRRQIACTAEVHRGASCRVRLDPFELPARVVYKGVSRAGGHAPGQHVAIVGRDSVMIRRETNAGVPLYVTVPLSAYAGVLLSVHDGPEGRIVGLTLHHRNGDLEVPLFEADNTDDVIADWQVWSRTLSRPLLIRNADGTVCEPQERLGGVIVKRPVARRANRFFAERRPKFLCQRGTGGRLSGIIYREDEIIARDIAS; translated from the coding sequence ATGAGGCGTCAAATCGCGTGCACCGCCGAGGTGCACCGGGGTGCGAGCTGTCGTGTGCGGCTCGACCCCTTCGAATTGCCGGCGCGGGTCGTCTACAAAGGCGTGTCCCGCGCCGGCGGCCACGCTCCGGGACAGCACGTGGCGATCGTCGGTCGCGACAGCGTGATGATCCGCCGCGAGACGAACGCGGGCGTGCCGCTCTACGTAACCGTACCGCTCTCCGCCTATGCGGGCGTCCTGCTTTCGGTCCATGACGGTCCGGAAGGCCGGATCGTCGGATTGACCCTGCACCACAGGAACGGCGACCTCGAGGTGCCGCTGTTCGAGGCGGACAACACCGATGACGTCATCGCCGACTGGCAGGTCTGGTCGCGCACGCTCTCCCGGCCACTGCTGATCCGCAACGCCGACGGCACGGTCTGCGAGCCCCAGGAGCGGCTCGGCGGCGTCATCGTCAAGCGTCCGGTGGCGCGGCGCGCCAACCGGTTCTTCGCCGAGCGTCGGCCGAAATTCCTGTGCCAGCGCGGCACCGGCGGGCGGCTGTCCGGCATCATCTATCGCGAGGACGAGATCATCGCCCGCGACATCGCCAGCTAG